In one window of Mesorhizobium sp. B2-1-1 DNA:
- a CDS encoding SOS response-associated peptidase: MCGRFALTATPDQTAAFLGLAEVEQFPTRYNIAPTQPVLMAISGPPRAPGSNLPDRRPMLVRWGLIPAWVKDVGEFPLLFNARSEGVIEKASFKAAMRHRRALVPASGFYEWRQARPGEAGGRKGQPYWIRPRHGGLVAFAGLVETYAEPGGSELDTGAVLTVEANADIAHIHDRMPVVIAPEDFTRWLDCRGLEPRDVADLLRPAQRDFFEAIPVSDLVNKVANTGPEIQEKREIGPEPEKVKRRKPGADDSQMTLF, from the coding sequence ATGTGCGGACGTTTTGCCTTGACCGCGACACCGGACCAGACAGCCGCTTTCCTCGGGCTGGCGGAGGTGGAGCAGTTTCCTACGCGCTACAATATAGCGCCGACGCAGCCGGTGCTGATGGCGATCTCAGGCCCGCCGCGGGCGCCGGGTTCCAACCTGCCGGACCGCCGGCCGATGCTGGTGCGCTGGGGCCTGATCCCCGCCTGGGTAAAGGATGTCGGCGAATTTCCGCTGCTGTTCAACGCACGCTCCGAAGGCGTGATCGAAAAGGCCTCGTTCAAAGCCGCCATGCGCCATCGCCGGGCGCTGGTGCCGGCATCAGGTTTTTACGAATGGCGCCAGGCGCGGCCCGGAGAGGCGGGCGGCAGGAAGGGGCAGCCTTACTGGATCAGGCCGCGGCATGGCGGGTTGGTCGCCTTTGCCGGGCTGGTTGAAACCTATGCGGAACCGGGCGGCTCGGAGTTGGACACCGGCGCCGTTCTGACGGTCGAGGCCAATGCCGACATCGCGCATATCCATGACCGCATGCCCGTGGTGATCGCACCTGAAGACTTCACCCGCTGGCTCGATTGCCGCGGACTTGAGCCGCGCGACGTCGCCGACCTGTTGCGGCCGGCGCAACGCGACTTCTTCGAAGCGATTCCGGTCTCCGACCTCGTCAACAAGGTCGCCAACACCGGGCCGGAGATTCAGGAGAAGAGGGAGATCGGGCCCGAGCCCGAGAAGGTCAAGCGCCGGAAACCCGGCGCGGACGACAGTCAGATGACGCTGTTTTAG
- a CDS encoding NUDIX hydrolase translates to MDEVRKVIPAVSVAVVRGDAVLLVKRARQPSQGFYAFPGGKVEAGETLEQAARRELLEETQLQAENYRRLREILIDGTLDGHPVDYLLTVFGAAHAGGEAVASDDAETAAFYTLAEMADLPLAGSVLAVAEELLGRPSQTPGRP, encoded by the coding sequence ATGGACGAAGTGCGAAAAGTCATTCCCGCGGTCTCGGTCGCCGTTGTGCGCGGCGACGCCGTGCTTCTGGTCAAGCGGGCGCGACAACCCTCGCAAGGGTTCTATGCATTCCCGGGCGGCAAGGTCGAAGCCGGTGAGACGCTGGAACAGGCGGCACGGCGCGAATTGCTGGAGGAGACGCAATTGCAGGCCGAAAACTACCGACGGCTGCGCGAAATCCTCATCGACGGCACGCTCGACGGGCATCCGGTCGATTACCTGCTGACGGTATTCGGTGCGGCCCATGCCGGCGGCGAGGCCGTGGCCAGCGACGACGCCGAGACCGCCGCCTTCTACACGCTGGCCGAAATGGCTGATCTGCCGCTTGCCGGTTCGGTGCTCGCGGTCGCCGAGGAACTGCTTGGACGGCCGTCGCAAACCCCTGGGCGACCCTGA
- a CDS encoding TIGR02301 family protein translates to MRCLPLLLATCLAVSPVAARPAFSAEAPFEPGLMRLAEVLGSLHFLRNLCGEKGDQWRGEMQKLLESENPDPQRRARFIASFNRGYRSFGGTYTQCTASATEAIGRYMKEGETLSRDIASRYGN, encoded by the coding sequence ATGCGTTGCCTTCCTCTCCTTCTCGCGACATGCCTTGCCGTCAGCCCTGTGGCGGCACGACCGGCGTTCAGCGCCGAGGCACCCTTCGAACCGGGGCTGATGCGGCTGGCGGAGGTTCTGGGGTCGCTGCATTTCCTGCGCAATCTGTGCGGCGAAAAGGGCGACCAGTGGCGCGGCGAGATGCAGAAGCTGCTCGAATCGGAGAACCCGGATCCGCAACGGCGCGCCCGCTTCATCGCCAGCTTCAATCGCGGCTACCGCTCATTCGGCGGCACCTACACGCAATGCACCGCGTCGGCGACCGAAGCCATCGGCCGCTACATGAAGGAAGGCGAGACCCTGTCGCGCGACATCGCCTCGCGCTACGGCAACTAG
- a CDS encoding dihydroorotase translates to MANTYDLILTGGMVVNHDGEGQRDVGVKNGRIAAIGDLRQASAGETIDCRGLHILPGVVDSQVHFREPGLEHKEDLETGSRAAVLGGVTAVFEMPNTNPLTTSEETLADKVRRGTGRMHCDFAFWVGGTRDNANDVAELERLPGAAGIKVFMGSSTGDLLVEDDEGVASILRNTRRRAAFHSEDEFRLRERLGERIEGDPSSHPVWRDEIAALRCTERLVRVARAARARIHVLHISTAEEILFLEQHKDVATCEATPHHLTLSADDYKRLGTLIQMNPPVRAPRHRDGVWHGIAQGIVDVLGSDHAPHTLAEKAKPYPASPSGMTGVQTLVPIMLDHVNAGRLTLQRFVDLSSHGPQRIFGMARKGRIAAGYDADFTIVDMKRRETITNAQAGSKAGWTPYDGKEVTGWPVGTVIRGQRIMWEGEIVTPGQGRAVEFSEALPA, encoded by the coding sequence ATGGCCAACACCTACGACCTCATCCTGACAGGCGGCATGGTGGTCAACCATGACGGCGAGGGGCAACGCGATGTCGGCGTGAAGAATGGGCGCATCGCCGCCATCGGCGATCTGCGCCAGGCCTCGGCCGGCGAGACGATCGACTGCCGGGGCCTGCATATCCTTCCGGGCGTCGTCGACAGCCAGGTGCATTTCCGCGAGCCGGGACTGGAGCACAAGGAGGATCTGGAGACTGGATCTCGGGCGGCGGTGCTCGGTGGCGTCACCGCCGTGTTCGAAATGCCCAACACCAATCCATTAACCACCAGCGAAGAAACGCTTGCCGACAAGGTCCGACGCGGCACCGGCCGTATGCACTGCGACTTCGCCTTCTGGGTCGGCGGCACCCGCGACAACGCCAACGATGTCGCCGAGCTCGAGCGCCTGCCGGGCGCGGCCGGGATAAAGGTTTTCATGGGCTCGTCCACCGGCGACCTGCTGGTCGAGGACGATGAAGGCGTCGCCTCGATCCTCAGGAACACCCGCCGCCGCGCCGCTTTCCATTCGGAAGACGAGTTCCGGCTGCGCGAACGCCTTGGCGAGCGCATCGAGGGCGATCCTTCATCGCATCCGGTCTGGCGCGACGAGATCGCCGCCTTGCGCTGCACCGAGCGGCTGGTGCGCGTCGCGCGGGCCGCCCGTGCCCGCATCCACGTCCTGCACATCTCCACGGCCGAGGAGATATTGTTCCTCGAACAGCACAAGGATGTCGCCACCTGCGAGGCGACACCGCACCATTTGACACTGTCGGCGGACGACTACAAACGGCTCGGCACGCTGATCCAGATGAACCCGCCCGTCCGTGCCCCGCGCCATCGCGACGGCGTCTGGCACGGAATCGCGCAAGGCATTGTCGACGTACTCGGTTCCGACCATGCACCGCACACATTGGCCGAAAAAGCAAAACCATATCCGGCATCGCCCTCGGGCATGACCGGCGTGCAGACGCTGGTGCCTATCATGCTCGACCATGTCAATGCCGGTCGGCTGACTTTGCAGCGCTTCGTCGATCTTTCAAGCCACGGCCCGCAGCGCATCTTCGGCATGGCCAGGAAAGGCCGTATCGCCGCCGGCTATGATGCCGATTTCACAATCGTCGACATGAAGCGGCGCGAGACCATCACCAATGCACAAGCCGGCTCGAAGGCCGGCTGGACGCCTTATGACGGCAAGGAAGTCACCGGCTGGCCGGTCGGCACTGTCATTCGAGGCCAGCGCATCATGTGGGAGGGCGAGATCGTGACGCCGGGCCAGGGCAGGGCAGTGGAGTTCTCCGAGGCGTTGCCCGCATAG
- a CDS encoding YgfZ/GcvT domain-containing protein, which translates to MPFALLKDRALISVSGPDAEHFLQNILTTDLDALGAGEAKPGALLTPQGKILFDFLISRAGENAFRLECRAEIADDFVRRLMLYKLRAKVEIAKSEQTLVSIAWGNESAPSQKDSTVLADRRFRDESVTRSYGSAQETDDGAAWQALRIAHGIAESGTDYQLGDAFPHDVLLDETGGVGFRKGCYVGQEVVSRMQHRGTARRRVLIVRAERALPEAGAELTVDGRSVGTLGSNAGTIGLGIARIDRVKTALDAGQPILAGDVPVTVAIPPFAKFSFPQEAAGTEEA; encoded by the coding sequence ATGCCCTTTGCCCTGCTGAAAGACCGCGCGCTGATCTCCGTCTCCGGTCCGGATGCCGAACACTTCCTGCAGAACATCCTGACCACCGATCTCGACGCGCTCGGCGCCGGCGAGGCAAAACCGGGCGCGCTTTTGACACCGCAAGGCAAGATCCTGTTTGACTTCCTGATCTCACGGGCCGGCGAAAACGCGTTCCGCCTCGAATGCCGCGCCGAGATCGCTGACGATTTCGTACGCCGGCTGATGCTGTACAAGTTGCGCGCCAAGGTCGAGATTGCCAAATCCGAACAGACGCTTGTCTCCATTGCCTGGGGAAATGAGTCAGCTCCCTCACAAAAGGATTCAACCGTGCTGGCCGACCGGCGCTTTCGCGATGAAAGCGTCACCCGCTCCTATGGCAGCGCTCAAGAGACTGACGACGGTGCCGCATGGCAGGCCTTGCGCATCGCGCATGGCATTGCCGAGAGCGGCACCGACTACCAGCTCGGCGACGCCTTCCCGCATGACGTGCTGCTCGACGAGACCGGTGGCGTCGGCTTCAGGAAGGGCTGCTATGTCGGCCAGGAGGTCGTCTCGCGCATGCAGCATCGTGGCACGGCAAGGCGGCGGGTGCTGATCGTCAGGGCCGAACGGGCCTTGCCTGAGGCCGGCGCCGAATTGACCGTCGACGGGCGATCGGTGGGCACTCTCGGCTCGAATGCCGGCACGATCGGCCTCGGCATCGCCCGTATCGACAGGGTCAAGACAGCGCTCGACGCCGGCCAGCCGATCCTGGCCGGAGACGTGCCGGTTACGGTGGCCATTCCACCTTTCGCCAAATTCAGCTTTCCCCAGGAAGCCGCCGGCACGGAGGAGGCCTGA
- a CDS encoding HD family hydrolase, which produces MAADRIGAPPRAWQRMLSGRRLDLLDPSPLDIEISDIAHGLARVARWNGQTRGEHAFSVAQHSLLVEALFCDLMPDAPADARLMALLHDAPEYVIGDMISPFKSVMGGSYKDCELRLQRAIHLRFSLPPEPGAGLRKEIKRADQIAAYFEATLLAGFSTAEATEFFGRPRGFSAERFDFTPRSVTWAQNAFLKRFSAIEKSRRKVATAVG; this is translated from the coding sequence ATGGCGGCCGACCGCATCGGTGCGCCGCCACGCGCCTGGCAGCGCATGCTGTCCGGCCGCCGGCTCGACTTGCTCGACCCCTCACCCCTCGATATCGAGATTTCGGACATCGCCCACGGGCTCGCCCGCGTCGCGCGCTGGAACGGCCAAACCCGCGGCGAGCACGCCTTCTCGGTCGCCCAGCATTCGTTGCTGGTGGAAGCGCTGTTTTGCGACCTGATGCCCGATGCGCCGGCGGACGCCCGGCTTATGGCATTGCTGCACGATGCGCCCGAATATGTAATCGGCGACATGATCTCGCCATTCAAATCGGTGATGGGCGGCAGTTATAAGGACTGTGAACTGCGCTTGCAGCGCGCCATCCATCTGCGCTTCTCGCTACCGCCGGAACCAGGCGCCGGCCTGCGCAAGGAGATCAAGCGCGCGGACCAGATCGCCGCCTATTTCGAGGCAACGCTGCTCGCCGGCTTTTCGACCGCGGAGGCGACCGAGTTCTTCGGTCGTCCACGCGGCTTCAGTGCCGAGCGCTTCGATTTCACGCCGCGCTCGGTAACCTGGGCACAGAATGCCTTCCTGAAGCGTTTTTCCGCGATCGAGAAGTCGCGGCGCAAGGTTGCTACGGCGGTAGGGTAG
- a CDS encoding putative bifunctional diguanylate cyclase/phosphodiesterase, translating into MPVVDDKDGSTVPEQGAEGVDRRDMEDELREQNERFSAAVENMSHGLCMFDADERMIICNGNYINIFCLDANVAQPGIHFIDILRHSVDVGIASQSAEELYAIRKPYIDGAKPSTYEEALSDGRIISISHRPLASGGWVSIYEDITEQRRAEQDLKEQHRRFDAALANMSQGLLMYDAGGRLIVRNQRILELYGVTEADLPLGMTHRELLERLVRLGVYAPIDVEDEVSRTEARVLAGQTRSTPRRLADGRTLMVARRPMSGGGWVATFDDVTESRLAEERMTHLAHHDVLTGLPNRSVFRDRLDRALEDAAAGPLAIFSLDLDRFKVVNDTLGHPAGDRLLKGVAARLLRCVDNDADIVARFGGDEFVIVQFNVEGLASAEKLAKRIVEAIAKPFHDKSRDMHVGVSVGIALSPGDGRDADTLLTNADMALYRAKSEGRNLYRFFEPGMDATVRARRALEADLDTALPSREFDLDFQPIMAIASGEIVGAEALMRWHSPSRGTVAPDEFIPVAEETGLIVPLGEWALRKACATAAAWPPGLRIAVNVSAVQLKSGGFARSVISALAFSGVPAGRLELEITETVLMDESKAVLKTLRQLRELGIRIALDDFGTGYSSLGYLRRFPVDKIKIDRSFISDIGNLDTAAIVRTIIGLGAELGITVTAEGVETEAQLDMLRRNGCVEAQGYLIGVPSKAAEIQHLLKSGAVRSQTG; encoded by the coding sequence ATGCCCGTCGTTGACGACAAGGATGGTTCGACCGTCCCTGAACAGGGGGCCGAAGGCGTGGATCGTCGTGATATGGAAGACGAACTGCGCGAACAAAACGAACGCTTTTCGGCCGCCGTCGAGAACATGTCGCATGGTCTTTGCATGTTCGACGCCGACGAGCGCATGATCATCTGCAACGGCAACTATATCAACATCTTCTGCCTCGACGCCAACGTGGCGCAGCCGGGCATCCATTTCATCGACATCCTGCGGCACAGCGTCGATGTCGGCATCGCCTCGCAAAGCGCCGAAGAACTTTACGCCATCCGCAAGCCCTATATCGATGGAGCGAAACCCTCGACCTATGAGGAGGCGCTCTCTGATGGACGCATCATCAGCATCTCGCACCGGCCATTGGCATCGGGCGGCTGGGTTTCGATCTACGAAGACATCACCGAGCAGCGGCGCGCCGAACAGGATCTCAAGGAACAGCATCGCCGCTTCGACGCGGCGCTCGCGAACATGTCGCAGGGCCTGCTGATGTATGACGCCGGCGGCAGGCTGATCGTACGCAATCAGCGCATCCTGGAGCTTTATGGTGTGACCGAGGCGGATCTGCCGCTCGGCATGACTCACCGCGAACTCCTCGAACGGCTGGTGCGGCTTGGCGTCTATGCGCCCATAGATGTCGAGGACGAAGTTTCGAGGACCGAGGCTCGCGTGCTGGCCGGCCAGACGCGGTCGACCCCCCGCCGGCTCGCCGACGGACGAACGCTGATGGTTGCCCGCCGGCCGATGAGCGGCGGCGGCTGGGTCGCCACTTTCGACGACGTGACCGAGAGCAGGCTTGCCGAGGAGCGCATGACCCATCTTGCGCATCACGACGTGCTGACCGGGTTGCCCAATCGCTCGGTGTTTCGCGACCGGCTCGACCGGGCACTGGAGGATGCGGCCGCGGGACCGCTGGCAATCTTCTCGCTCGACCTCGACCGCTTCAAGGTCGTCAACGATACGCTGGGACATCCGGCTGGCGACCGGCTGCTGAAAGGCGTGGCCGCAAGACTGCTGCGCTGCGTGGACAACGACGCAGATATCGTCGCCCGTTTTGGCGGCGACGAGTTCGTGATCGTCCAGTTCAACGTCGAGGGCCTGGCCAGCGCGGAAAAACTGGCGAAACGCATTGTCGAGGCCATCGCCAAACCATTTCATGACAAGAGCCGGGACATGCATGTTGGCGTCAGCGTTGGCATCGCGCTTTCTCCCGGCGATGGCAGGGACGCCGATACATTGCTGACAAACGCCGACATGGCGCTCTACCGGGCAAAAAGCGAAGGGCGCAACCTGTACCGTTTCTTCGAGCCCGGCATGGATGCCACGGTGCGCGCGCGCCGGGCGCTCGAAGCCGATCTCGATACGGCGCTGCCGAGCCGGGAATTCGATCTCGATTTCCAACCGATCATGGCCATAGCTTCGGGCGAGATTGTCGGCGCCGAGGCCCTGATGCGCTGGCATTCGCCGTCGCGCGGCACTGTGGCGCCGGACGAATTCATTCCGGTCGCCGAGGAAACCGGGCTGATCGTGCCGCTTGGCGAATGGGCGCTGAGAAAGGCCTGTGCGACGGCGGCAGCCTGGCCACCTGGCCTGCGCATTGCGGTCAATGTCTCCGCCGTGCAGCTCAAAAGCGGCGGCTTTGCTCGCAGCGTCATCTCCGCCCTGGCCTTTTCAGGCGTGCCGGCCGGACGACTGGAACTGGAGATCACCGAAACCGTGCTGATGGACGAGAGCAAAGCCGTCCTGAAGACGCTGCGACAGTTGCGTGAACTCGGCATCCGCATCGCGCTCGACGACTTTGGCACCGGCTATTCCTCACTCGGCTATCTCAGGCGCTTTCCCGTCGACAAGATCAAGATCGATCGTTCCTTCATCTCCGACATCGGCAATCTCGACACCGCAGCGATCGTGCGCACCATCATCGGACTGGGCGCCGAACTGGGCATCACCGTCACCGCCGAAGGCGTAGAAACCGAAGCACAGCTCGACATGCTGCGCCGAAACGGCTGCGTGGAGGCGCAAGGCTATCTGATCGGCGTGCCGTCAAAGGCGGCGGAGATTCAGCACCTGTTGAAATCGGGCGCGGTGCGCAGCCAGACCGGCTGA
- a CDS encoding fatty acid desaturase family protein, with product MDHRDVIASLTNEERSRLTGKSDGPGLVQLAFHLGAILLLGSLIAAKVPFWPLLMLPQGILIVFLFTLLHETVHRTAFERQWLNDAVARVCSLAIALPADWFRYFHFAHHRFTQDPERDPELAFPKPETWRQYLVHVSGLPVWLGHLKTLYANAVGRCQDSYVPPKGRPKVRAEARAMIAFYAVVLMLALWFKAKVLLHVWIFPALLGQPFLRLYLLAEHGRCPFVANMLENTRTTLTNWAVRKLAWNMPFHAEHHAYPGVPFHRLPEFHALIERHLKVVEPGYIGFHEKYIETLR from the coding sequence ATGGATCATCGTGACGTGATCGCCTCGCTGACGAATGAGGAGCGCAGCCGGCTAACCGGCAAGTCGGATGGGCCCGGCCTTGTTCAGCTCGCTTTCCACCTCGGCGCGATCCTGCTCCTCGGATCGTTGATCGCCGCCAAGGTGCCGTTCTGGCCGCTGCTGATGCTGCCGCAAGGCATACTGATCGTGTTCCTGTTCACGCTGCTGCATGAGACGGTGCATCGCACGGCTTTCGAAAGGCAATGGCTGAACGACGCAGTCGCGCGTGTCTGCAGCCTGGCGATCGCGCTGCCGGCCGACTGGTTCCGCTATTTCCATTTCGCCCATCACCGTTTCACACAGGATCCCGAACGCGATCCGGAACTGGCTTTCCCGAAGCCGGAAACCTGGCGGCAGTACCTGGTCCACGTTTCCGGACTTCCAGTGTGGTTGGGGCATTTGAAGACGCTCTACGCCAATGCTGTGGGACGTTGCCAGGACAGCTACGTGCCCCCCAAGGGGCGTCCGAAGGTACGCGCCGAGGCGCGCGCGATGATTGCCTTCTACGCCGTCGTGCTGATGCTCGCGCTGTGGTTCAAGGCGAAGGTGCTGCTCCATGTCTGGATCTTTCCCGCGCTGCTCGGCCAGCCGTTCCTGCGGCTCTATCTGCTGGCCGAGCATGGTCGCTGCCCCTTCGTCGCAAACATGCTGGAGAATACCAGGACGACGCTGACCAACTGGGCTGTGCGCAAGCTTGCCTGGAACATGCCCTTCCATGCCGAGCATCACGCCTATCCGGGCGTGCCCTTCCACCGGTTGCCGGAGTTTCATGCGCTGATCGAGCGGCATCTGAAGGTTGTCGAGCCGGGTTATATCGGCTTCCATGAAAAATACATCGAGACGCTGCGCTGA
- a CDS encoding LysR substrate-binding domain-containing protein, with protein MVALPSLRGLQAFEAAARTGSFAAAAEELSVSAAAVSQLIRIVEEQVGRKLFHRANRRVVLSEAGVEMLPRLTMAFQEIGSVSRQLAGDAFRPRLVVSVPPSMAMGWLSERLAGFIAIHGAVDISLRGDDDPVSFDRDLIDVRLSYGPHYREHPIEDIVQDAVYPVCAPKLASVLKADGGPLAGLPLIHTDWGPTGASFPSWRSWFEAAGIAPGRGIQRGLSANSSRAALDLAISGLGVALAQGIYCAEAVEDGRLVRPVAKAIALRQPYCLTIPQRSARRDVVAAFRDWLVDECQRAVGSPALR; from the coding sequence ATGGTTGCACTGCCATCGTTGCGAGGTCTTCAGGCCTTCGAGGCGGCTGCGCGCACCGGCAGCTTCGCCGCGGCGGCGGAAGAGCTATCGGTCTCGGCCGCCGCAGTCAGCCAGCTCATCCGCATCGTCGAGGAGCAAGTTGGCCGCAAGCTCTTCCACCGCGCCAACCGGCGTGTCGTCCTGAGCGAGGCTGGCGTCGAGATGCTGCCTCGATTGACCATGGCCTTCCAGGAAATCGGCAGCGTCTCGCGCCAGCTTGCAGGCGATGCGTTCCGCCCGCGGCTCGTTGTCTCGGTCCCTCCGTCCATGGCCATGGGCTGGCTTTCCGAGCGCCTTGCCGGCTTCATCGCCATCCACGGTGCCGTCGACATATCTCTCAGGGGCGATGACGACCCGGTGTCGTTCGACCGCGACCTGATCGACGTCAGGCTCTCCTACGGTCCGCACTATCGTGAGCACCCGATCGAGGACATTGTCCAGGACGCGGTCTATCCCGTCTGCGCGCCAAAGCTTGCCAGCGTGCTGAAGGCGGATGGCGGTCCGCTCGCCGGGCTGCCCCTGATCCACACCGACTGGGGACCGACCGGCGCATCCTTTCCCTCATGGCGCAGCTGGTTCGAGGCGGCCGGCATCGCGCCTGGGCGCGGCATTCAGCGCGGCCTATCGGCAAACTCCTCGCGCGCGGCGCTCGACCTCGCCATTTCGGGACTGGGCGTGGCGCTGGCGCAAGGGATCTATTGCGCCGAGGCCGTGGAGGACGGCCGGCTGGTCCGGCCTGTCGCCAAGGCGATTGCGCTGCGCCAGCCCTATTGCCTGACGATTCCGCAGCGGAGCGCAAGAAGGGACGTCGTGGCGGCGTTCCGTGACTGGCTGGTCGATGAATGCCAGCGCGCGGTGGGCTCGCCGGCGCTCCGCTGA
- a CDS encoding DUF3303 domain-containing protein, translated as MLFLVTEDFRGCDRKEIYRRFRDYGRLNPEELLVHHSWIAADMSRCFLLVETDDVTLLQRWVIEWADLVEFEIVPVAANKDMVEALSGHL; from the coding sequence ATGCTGTTTTTGGTGACCGAGGATTTTCGCGGCTGCGACCGCAAGGAGATCTACCGCCGCTTCCGCGATTACGGTCGCCTGAACCCCGAGGAGCTTCTGGTGCACCATAGCTGGATCGCGGCGGACATGAGCCGCTGTTTCCTGCTGGTGGAGACCGACGACGTCACGCTGCTGCAGCGCTGGGTGATCGAGTGGGCGGATCTGGTGGAGTTCGAGATCGTGCCCGTGGCGGCGAACAAGGACATGGTCGAGGCATTGAGCGGGCACCTCTGA
- a CDS encoding RimK family protein encodes MTWVILTGRQSDLDQVATPHKIITNRDYLAHPALFRGQRPKVINLSNNYGYQSRGYYASLLAGSRGHKVIPTVETMIDLSERKLYEHALPELELALNKCRKDLGGAFPAKVCIFFGIGPSKVWDRFAKLLFDWFRAPALEVHIKDSAEWASIRKIGFHPLARMTEEEESFFLQCLDTYTNREWRDTKGRTPARYTFATLVDPHEELPPSEISSLRYWARIAEKMGVEIEPITKRDLAKLANYDALFIRETTSISNHTYRFARRAQQEGMPVIDDPLSMIRCTNKVYLNELMAYNKVPVPPTVMIAGTSDLELAAQTLGFPLVLKIPDSSFSRGVKKCANFEELKTLATEWLEDSDLLIAQKFIPTEYDWRVGVLGGQPLFAVHYLMAKKHWQIVNHKASGKPDQGGIKTFTLKETPPHVVETAVKAARCIGDGLYGVDLKETKDGVFVIEVNDNPNLDHGWEDSGEKDEVWVRLTQWFLERLERPGR; translated from the coding sequence ATGACCTGGGTTATCTTAACTGGCCGGCAGAGCGATCTCGACCAGGTGGCGACACCGCACAAGATTATCACCAACCGCGACTATCTCGCGCATCCGGCGCTGTTTCGCGGCCAGCGTCCCAAGGTCATCAACCTGTCGAACAATTACGGCTACCAGAGCCGCGGCTATTATGCCTCGCTGCTGGCGGGTTCGCGCGGCCACAAGGTCATCCCGACCGTAGAAACCATGATCGATCTGTCGGAGCGCAAGCTTTACGAACATGCGCTGCCCGAACTGGAGCTGGCGCTCAACAAGTGCCGCAAGGATCTTGGCGGCGCTTTTCCGGCGAAGGTCTGCATCTTCTTCGGCATTGGCCCGTCCAAGGTGTGGGACCGATTCGCCAAGCTCCTGTTCGACTGGTTCCGCGCGCCGGCGCTCGAGGTCCACATCAAGGACAGCGCCGAGTGGGCCTCGATCCGCAAGATCGGCTTTCATCCCCTTGCGCGCATGACCGAGGAGGAGGAGAGCTTCTTCCTGCAATGCCTGGACACCTATACCAATCGCGAATGGCGCGACACCAAGGGCCGCACGCCGGCGCGCTACACTTTCGCCACGCTGGTCGATCCGCATGAGGAATTGCCGCCCTCGGAAATCTCCTCGCTGCGCTACTGGGCCAGGATCGCCGAAAAGATGGGCGTCGAAATCGAGCCGATCACCAAGAGGGACCTCGCCAAGCTCGCCAATTACGACGCGCTGTTCATCCGCGAAACCACCTCGATCTCCAACCATACCTATCGTTTCGCGCGCCGCGCCCAGCAGGAAGGCATGCCGGTCATCGACGACCCGCTGTCGATGATCCGCTGCACCAACAAGGTCTATCTCAACGAGCTGATGGCCTACAACAAGGTGCCGGTTCCGCCGACCGTGATGATAGCCGGCACTTCCGACCTTGAACTCGCGGCGCAGACGCTGGGTTTTCCGCTGGTGCTGAAAATCCCGGATTCCTCCTTCTCGCGCGGCGTCAAGAAATGCGCCAATTTCGAGGAATTGAAGACACTCGCCACCGAATGGCTGGAGGATTCCGATCTTCTGATCGCGCAGAAATTCATCCCGACCGAATATGACTGGCGTGTCGGCGTGCTCGGCGGCCAACCGCTGTTTGCCGTACATTACCTAATGGCCAAGAAGCACTGGCAGATCGTCAACCACAAGGCCAGCGGCAAGCCCGACCAGGGCGGCATCAAGACCTTCACGCTGAAGGAGACGCCGCCCCATGTCGTCGAGACGGCAGTCAAGGCGGCGCGCTGCATCGGCGACGGCCTCTACGGCGTCGACCTCAAGGAGACCAAGGACGGCGTCTTCGTCATCGAGGTCAACGACAATCCCAACCTCGATCATGGCTGGGAGGACTCCGGCGAGAAGGACGAGGTCTGGGTACGGCTGACGCAATGGTTCCTGGAACGTTTGGAGCGGCCGGGCCGATAA